A window of Cydia amplana chromosome 16, ilCydAmpl1.1, whole genome shotgun sequence genomic DNA:
aataaccttaacacgctcttattctcttaacaataaagtcgcgtcaagataatttcgaacacctcgcccgcttagcaacttctgctgctgagtgtaggtacatgtatgtGCCACCGCCATAAAATGTATATGGTGATTAAAATTGTTTTCTAACAGTGAAGTTATATATAAACAGCAATTCCGTGAACTGTACCAAAGATAACATATAATACAGACTGCTAATTTTCTTATAAACTTGCGTACGCAAATGCCTGAGCGATGCGAGTTTATACAAAGTTACTTCAGTGAGATCTTTTTATCATATATCTTGCATGCAGGATCttactttacttttttttttccttacaaCGCCCTTTTTAGTGATTTTGTAAGTGAATGCTACAAAAAACCAAGTATAGTTGACGCTTTACGGCGTCATACATTTTGTGGTAAGCGGATTACAGTAAAACCAGAATATTTACAGTAATTGGCAGTGTTCGGCAGATTGGCAGTCTTCATTATATATTCGTCGCAGGTACAGTGAGTTTCATAATTACTTGTACATAGTTTTCTTAATTATTCGGTTGCCTATCAAGTCTATTAACCGTCTAAGCATGTGAAGCTACCCCCAGCCTAAACTACCCTAAATAGTCACCATTTAGCACTAATAACACTTACGCCATAGTTCGAAAAAAACGATTCAAAAATAGTGTGCTAAATTTCGAGATTCCAAATACCGTCAAAACTCCTTAGATTGCCACTAGCATTgcagttaataataaaatacatcgCCGAAACTGTAAggcttaacctcctaaggcctagCCATACAAAAGAAAGATCCAAAACTTGCCACGGAAGTTTGAACCTAaaatgtaggaaatagagttgattttgcattgtttgcattgcacatttttttttaatgtaatagtcagcaaacgagcagacgagccgcctgatgggaagcggtcatcgtcgcccatggacataagcaacatcacaggagccacttaaaAACGAAACTAAGCAAAAGCGATTCttttccaattgaatatggtttaaattacatcgaactgtaGAAGTCCTATAGGTAGGAcactgggccttaggaggataagtCGAAGTTACTGCTGCAGAAGGCTTGGCTTCAAGGCTTGACCGAACTCTTACGTAGCCAAGTAGCTAGCAGTTTTTTTCGTGTAATAcatgcttggaggatacaactaaacggagtagccattaacaggctttcccctctgtcgaaaataggcggccaacggtcatacacaatgtatggactgacgtttatctgacatggctatttatgcgttacgcatacatttgacgttcccctcccccgcaaaaatcggcagactgttttgtacagaaaattacagacatggcgtctccgtttgattatatcctccaagaataCATGCTTATAGGAATGATATCTAGTCTTCTGCCTATATTTTACGGCGACAAATTGTGGCAGTGCCAttataaaaatcatattttcatagtaatttgtcATTTATGGTGGAACTTTGACACTTGCTTGCCCAATTGCTTCCTTGCCAGGTAACTGGCGGCGTAAGCGGGTATCTTATTTTTACCTGCACTGTGCGtgacaaatttaagaatttaaaTGGAATAAAAACTATGTGAACTAGGTCGATATAGGACCTTATATTTAGGCTTTCACAACGCCGAATACTTGAGATATAAGCGAAGTGGCACTAGAAGTATTTTACACCACGGGAATCtgtgatgtttacaaaaacaaccaaTTAAGGGCCTTTTTATAAACCTCTCTAACCTGCACCCCTaccacatgattggcgcgacagtatctcgcggcgagatagactatccgTCTTGTTCTAACtatactatgttaataaaagtggGACGGGTAATCtttctcgccgcgagatactgtcgcgcctatcatgtgctagcccggggatatagaaaaaatatgtatatacttagtaAGAAACCCCGTTCGATAGGATAATTATCCTATAGCGTTATTAAAATCATCCAATTAAATTTAACCTAAGTAGTTcaagttgtttttgtaaattatcATGGATTAAATTTATGCCCCACCCTAGTTTTAGCCAAGTAAGTGTCTGTTATAATATAATCACGATCTCTTGTTCAAAAGTCCGTTTTTTCGCTCTAAGAGTTTAAATTCCCGGCAGAGCACACACTCGGCGCTATACGAAccacaaatattttattgttgtaCGACGAAATTCATAATATCAATATCAGTATAATAGTAATATAAGTCATTTGAatagtaaaatatttgtagtatAGTATGTGCTTCCCATAGACAccaaaacattaattttcaacTTGAAAACCGGTTAATAAGAAATATACTTAAAAGATATCTTTCATAAGATTTCAGCGGTTAAGACTTAGGGTCCGGCTGACCACTATTACTAGGCGAAGAGGACTTCTGCGATGCATCCTCCGGAAACTGTTTCTCAACCTGTTCCGCTACCCACTTTTTGACTTTCTGCTCCGTCCAGAACCCATCATAGAAAATAGTGGGCTTAATCCAGCACCCCTGGTTTGGAGGAGGATGGTACTGGATAGGTTCGCCTTCAGGACCATTCGGGCGGACTCCACAAGCATTCTTACATTCGACGGACCCCGACCGGCTGTTGACCACCAAGTTCTTCGGCGGGATATTGAAATTTAGGTTAACATTACCGTGGTGTCGATCGTAGGATTCATAGGTGAAATGCCAGGGGCCGTAGTCGTAGTAGTTGGGGTAGATGTGCTGAGGGGTCACGTGTGGCATTCGCGGTTGGGGCGCGTATAGAGGCGGGACTGCTCCCATGACAGGTTGGAGCACGAAACTTACATTAGAGTTGGGTCGTGGCGCTGATGGTCTCTGGGCAACGGGTACTGGTGGTCTGTTGGCAGCGGGTGGCAGATTGACTGGCATCGGGAGCGCCTTAGCGACTGGCAGCGGAGGATTTTGGACTACATTCTTAATCGCAGGCGGGAGAGGATGCCTCATGTTAACCGGGTTTACATCTTCTTTTCTGGGGATGTTTTTAGGCAGCGGGGAGATCTTGGGGTCCTTGTTGGCGAGGTTCTGGTTGTTCTCGGGCTGTTCAGGTAGTAGTGGTAGAGCTACAGGCACGGGTACGGGTACAGGCTCGGCTCGGTGCGCCTCGAGCATCTCCATCAGCTCCGTGGCCACGCTGCCGCCGAAGCTGAGCAGCGTCTCGCGTAGGGCATTTGTTACTGCACACTGAAAGTTGTTAGATTAAGCATTTTAAATATGGCATTTTTAAGATTGTgtgtaattatataatattctagtgtaaatatattatgtacatacatcCTTGCTTTGCCCTAACTGTGAAACTGTTTATTATATTGTGTAACATCTATATTACCCTGACCGCAATAAAGTATTATGATATGATTATGATTTAAACATTATTGAAGATTACAATTTGGTAACATCTTGCACTGACAATagactaatggcgttattcataaacggctgctaacttaatcagttgatgatcgtcgtttgtccctatctgtcgttatgccatagagagggacaaaccatgatcatcagctgattaacttagcagccgtttatgaataacgccgtaagttCTTAAGATTATTATAATGTAAGCATTGTACGGCATTAATACAAGAAATAGTGTTAAACATTAAGTTTTTATGTAACAaaaacctcctccttttgaaaTATTGAAGATGTTTAATAACAGAGAGTACCAAAGCTGATATGTTGATCAAAAGTTGTCACAACTTGTCCTTCTGCTGTGGTAATGATTGAAATAAGATCTTTCCCAAAAGTCAGTTGTACCTTCCTAGCCTGATGTATGGCGGAGCCTTTCAGATGCGCGGTGCAAGTTGCGTAGCCGACGTTTTCTCTGCGTATGTCGAACGACTTGACTGACACGCACACGAACGCAGCTACTCCACAACAGTACTTTCCATTTGCAAAGTCCACAAAATCTGAGAAAATGCAAGAAATGTGTTGGCAATTATCttgactatttaaaaaaatagatttatttGGAGACAAGTTTTCTTGAATGAGTCTAGtttcacaaaatatttttttcctgaTGTCTCTGTAAAAACGCCTTTTTGGGCATGATGTTACCACtacagtagaacccgcttaagacgattctgaggggacctagcaaaaaaagcgtcttaaacgggaaatcgtattaaacgtgaacaaaaaaaaactatttaacggtgataatgagcgaatgaaatcaaagtgtaggtaggtataagttcACACGCGGTTAAATAATCTAGGAACACTAACGATAGGCTCAACTAGAAAGTCGTTGACTAACTGACTGCAAATAAATCTGGAAGTGATAGCTTGCACTCCATGCTCCATAACAGTCAAGCAGATGGCATCGCATTCTCACGCCGATAAGGACTCgacaaaatatattatacaaaacaaaaaaggtaggtaataaacacattaaaaaacaatacgacggttatgtcaaaAACACAAACGTGCAGATGGTTCGTAACGGGACGGCTaagtaataatatctgggtgaccgagcttcgctcaaaaaacatataaaaactcaaaaatgcgcgttttcccagagataagacctagctagattgatttctcgcccccgaaaacccccatatagtaaagttcaatatataaataaacaagaattgctcgtttaaaggtattagatacaaatttaaatggcgtattaagcgggacgcgagtcgtattaaccgtgaaaaagTGTATGAAAACAGGCCTAAAGTCGCAGGGACCTGCGTGAAATGGCGTATTATGcgagaaatcgtattaaacgtgatcgtattaagcgggttttactgtaTTTCTCTGAAAAGAAACACATCACAAAACTAGTCCTTACCAAAACTTTATGTGTTCATTCTAAGTGATGGTTTTACATATATTGACCTCATGTGTGGTTAAAACCCTGTGAACTAAACTATAATAAAGTGGAGATGAACTGGCCACATGTTGAGGCAGGAAAAATGGAACTAAATCGTAATGGATTGGTATCCAAGGGGCCAGAGGAAACCTCAAACAAGATGGGAGGATAAACTCAAACTCACAGCGGGCCCGAACTGGAGAAGAGTGGCCCACAacagaccccaatggaaagagctgGAGGAGGCATTTGCCAAGCGGCATACTGAGGTAagagacatactctaactcggaataaatagataataaagTGAGTTTACCCAAATCCTGTTTGTTGACAGTCCAGCTCCAGTTGTTGAAGCCCCACTGTGCATGACCAAAGTTGATGAGCCGCTGCCTCCGCTGATGCTGGTCAGTGTCGTCGTCACAGGGCACAGCCTCTGAGAGTGGCACACTGTCTGGCTGGAAAACCACAGATgtggaaagttttttttttaactaccgAGTGGACAAAGCTAAGATGTTCTCTTCTCTCAAAGAATAAAgtcaattgatttttttttctagatcCTTATTAAGCCATAAATATTATGGTATTACGgaccatatttttaaaatagtaataaaatggtttaaattttaatttcatagCAGTGATGTACATAAATCATTAACCCatcgtatgtctaagcactgatcagtgcgcacGAATTTAAGTCCATTGTTTAATACAAAAGGTTTAAATTCGTTCCGAACTTATCAGTGCTaatacatacgaagggttaatcatacttacttaattcataaatcatttatttatataatatttaaataccaGTGAGTTCACATTTGAACTTTAATCTCAGCGACATTCTAACCGGCTATTCCAGATTGTATCCGTAACCTTTCAGAATAAGGAATGTAATTTGGGGCAGCCTACTTACATATAAATTAGTGCACAAGTACTGCAGTAAAtcgttacatatatgtactgGTTTTTAGCGTAGTATAAATTACATTTGCACAATTGTAGAGACACGAAATCACCTTTCATCTCGAAAAATAATGTAAACTACTTGGTTATTTACCATTTTTATGTTGCAATTGGCCACTGGATACCCCGGTTTTCGCTGCATTTTCTGTTGGACACCGGCTGCAGCCATAAAATCCGAAAACGGATAAAAACAGCTATCCAATATCCAGCTGTtactttgaaactttgtatttcAGGGTAAATTTGGCAAAATCGCGATGTTCAACAAAACAAGTATTGACATTTTTGCGCggatgtttctttttttttttcatagacaATTTGAGCGGCGTCCCCACACCACACACATGTAATTTACCGGTTTTTATACGAATTTGTAACGAATCGAAAAAACTACCACGGAAGTACCTagctttttaatgtattttttatactgGCTATACACACATGAAATGTCAGTGTTAATGTTACCGAGACCCGGCGTTGATTAGGGGTTATCATTAttgttttcataaaatatttcgcTAAAAGCGATACTCGCCTCTAATCGTAGCGTTAATTTGTGAAAGAAATCACACGGTAAATAATGTCTGAGTACATGGATATAGATGGTAGCCTCTTGGAAGGGGTaagattataaaaaatatttatttactcgcacatcattttttgttttgtaaagTGAACATCTGTCTACTTTCTGATAGGATACATTGTGATTGCAGTCCTGCTGCTTGATTGATTAACTTCTTAATGTGTTCTAGGGAGGACAAATACTACGAATATCAATTTCTTTAAGTGCTATATTAGGAATTCCTGTGAGAATATCAAAGATACGAGCCGGCAGAAGCAAGCCTGGGTTAGCTGCTCAGCATTGCAAAGGTATTCTCTTTTTCCACAACTATATCTCAACAAAAAAGAAACAAACAGATGGGGGATGACCTCAACGCTTTTTGCAGCGactggcgggagcatgcacCAACCATGATAAGAggctatttaaaacaaaaagtcTCTAAGAATAGTTCAGTGGCACAGAAATATTCTCGTAAACTGTTTCTTTGTAGGAATTCAATTAGTTGCTGAAATGTGTCAAGCCAAGACAAAAGGAGCAGAAATTGGATCAACTGAAGTAGAATTTGCTCCAAAAAAGATTCGAGGCGGTCAATACTTCGCTGATCCTCATACAGCTGGGTAAgttcaaaaaataaatactgaaaatagacaaaaataaatatcacaCATAGTTCATTAATAGTTTGTAGCATTTACCATCATTTTGACCATATTCCTTTCTAAACTTTTAGTTTATGGTCACAACTTTcaacttataatatttt
This region includes:
- the LOC134655141 gene encoding uncharacterized protein LOC134655141, yielding MAAAGVQQKMQRKPGYPVANCNIKMPDSVPLSEAVPCDDDTDQHQRRQRLINFGHAQWGFNNWSWTVNKQDLDFVDFANGKYCCGVAAFVCVSVKSFDIRRENVGYATCTAHLKGSAIHQARKCAVTNALRETLLSFGGSVATELMEMLEAHRAEPVPVPVPVALPLLPEQPENNQNLANKDPKISPLPKNIPRKEDVNPVNMRHPLPPAIKNVVQNPPLPVAKALPMPVNLPPAANRPPVPVAQRPSAPRPNSNVSFVLQPVMGAVPPLYAPQPRMPHVTPQHIYPNYYDYGPWHFTYESYDRHHGNVNLNFNIPPKNLVVNSRSGSVECKNACGVRPNGPEGEPIQYHPPPNQGCWIKPTIFYDGFWTEQKVKKWVAEQVEKQFPEDASQKSSSPSNSGQPDPKS